Within Ipomoea triloba cultivar NCNSP0323 chromosome 9, ASM357664v1, the genomic segment TCCTCATTCTGGCTAGTTTGGAATGCCTGGAATTGCTCGTCCTGCCTGTCCTGCAACGAATTTATTTTACTTAGCGATGGATATTTCTGTTGCTAGACCCTAGCGACGGGAAAAAATTCTGTCGCTAAATTCTAGCGAGGAGGGTTTTTGTGACAAACTGATTCCGTCGTTAATCCGTCTTTTTAGCGACAGATTTTGTCTGTCGCTAAAAAcacgtttttttgtagtgtatcATCTTTGATCAACTAGTGGAGTTGAGTTTCACCTTTGTGTGATCCCGCAGACGTAGAATAAGTTCTCCGAATTGCGTGAACATATTATGGTTCCATTTATCCTTTCTTcactatttttgttatttattgtgTTCCTAATACAGTACTAAATATagatcattaattttttttttaaaagcaaagtaggaaccaaattggttatcacctgcattcaagattcacaaattaacaattggtatcaaagcaCATGACTTAATTTATTAGTCCAACGATCTGGGTGCTTATACATGATCATAAAAATTGTTTGGTTGATTGATTTGGTTTACATGCGGTTCATTGTTAATTGTGTTTCAGCATTTAAGTTATAACGCATAAAAGTTGTGATTAACTCACCACACTTTTTTTAGAAGTGTAGCTGCGCGCTGTTCATgcatttttgtagtagtgatacTTTGTTTATCATCATGTGGTTCACCAACCCTCAACTGTACTATTCATAAACGAACCGATTTCCTCTCCTTCTCCATCACATATTATTCCATAAAATATCCGCggcaaaattttataaatataatcttTTGGTTGCTCttctattttccttttctttcttagctttcttcttctccgtctTTGTATGTTGGAATATTCTCCAAGTCCAATATATATATCGATCGAGAAgaaagaaatataataaatcTGGGCAGTAGTTATCATACATTGCATGCTGGATCTAAGTTTACAGTATtaaataaacacacacacacatatatatatatatataatgttgccTTATCAAACCCTTGAAGAAGCCCAGATATCTGTAGGAAGAAACCTGACATTTGGAGAGACATTATGGTTCAAATACTCCGCCCAGAAATCTGATTACTTGTTGTATTGTCACAACAcccttttcttcttcatcttctacacTTTGGTCCCTCTACCCTGGGTCATGATTCAGCGCCTGAGGTCTCACAAATTTGACAGATTCAAGATTCAACCCAGAGCTACTCATTCCTTGTCTGAGATGATACACTGCTACACAAAAGTCTTGCTCACTTTTGTCTACTCCGTTTGCCCTCTCCAGATCTTATCCTATCCCATCATcaaggtatgtatgtatttttttaacctactgaagcacaaaaagtctaTAGTTGCCTCCaccgaggctcgaacccactctcatcatccatgtgcaTTATAACACACAGACgattaaatacatacatacctgccaaagaccttgtggtctagtggcacccggtgtcccggaaaacactcccacatggatgatgggagtgggttcgagccgaACAGATAAAAAGagatagagtcagtagtactcaaaaaaaaagtggctatttttccccctgaaatgttaaattgacatttttacccttaaaaataattattccatttatttttcttctccaacaaattattacttatatgtatggatgatcacgattcggttcgaatctaaccaaacactgtagcaatcataccaaaatagtatggacggttctggttacgattcagaacagaaaaaaataaaataaaataattgttgaaccgtgaactggaactgaaccacagtcatatatagtgaaaatgatcaaacacttattttgataaatcggtacggttcaattccaatttcgattttgaaccaccaatcaaaacttatttatttatttattttttaattttatttcttatttaaaaatagtctaaattcaacaattattttattttattttttcggttataAATCGTAACCGTaatcgtccatactatttaagttcaattgctactgTGTTCGATTAAGTTCGTATCGAAccatgatcttccatacatattagtaatactaGGTTGGAgaatgaaaataaatgaaataattattttaagggtaaaaatgtcaatttaacattatagggggaaaaactaccacttttaaaataactgagagGAGAAgattgccactttaataacacatgaggaaaaagtgctatatgcacataacataggggggaaagtgtcattttccctactTTAAATAAGTAAGAAATATAATGTCTGTTAGTAGTATGTATAGTACTGTCGAGAATTGAAGCTCATTATTATGTCCAAGAAAATTGATCCATGAATTCAAGATTCAACGAAGAACGTAACCAATCATTGCATAGAGAAGATGAAAAGATAATCATTATTTTGCGGATCATGGTCTACAAGCTGTATAAacaatactattaaataatgtatatttattattaagtacacaaataatatatttttaaaatattaaaaatgtacattgtattcaaataaagtacattatttgaatactgaaaatacattattttatataatatacatttaatacatgaataatgtatttttaatatattaaaaatgtattttgttgttgtgatccacacaataatttgccatgaaAAGCTATAGGAATTATTGAAGTAATGTTTCAAATTTAAACCCAACGGGGTAGCtaaagtggcaagtgagctctctttgtggggaggaatttcggggtGACGGTTCCCCCTGGACCAGCTCCTGtacctctcggagcgaacgtgggtggaccccggaccgtacGGACGgcgagaaagaccctgtaaatttaccaaaaaaaaaaaatgtttcaaatttaaaaacgtGACAAAATTAAAGTCTCTGTACTAAAATATGTTTGCTTGTGCGTGACTGCGCGTGCgctttcttttgttttgcttttctttttttcgtttgtgttgtttcttttttgtttttgttttgttttttgttttttgtttttttttttgtttttcttaggTATATAGTAAGATTATTAAGATGCTATGCTTACTCCTATTTTTTAATTGGAAAAATCGTAATTTATGTACCTCacaaatatgccaattatcaatgtcaccctaaattattagtggtataaacgttgcccttcaattttcaaaacgtgacatatattgcccctcctctaATAGGAATAAGGAGAAACATTGTTGTATGCGAAAGGAGAACAACCGAAGAGAGAAAAATTGAGTAAAAAATGTGTCTTCGAACAGGGTAAACGGCGAGTAACCagatttacaccactaataattcagggaaaagacaatatatatcatgttttgaaaattgagataCAACATTtatactactaataattcaggcCAGAGTAACAgtgataattgatatatttgtgaGGGATATAAActacaattttccatttttaattttcactgACGTCGCATGCATGCTCTAATTAGTTCAGATCGAATCAAAACCTGcgatattttttttgttctctAATAAATTAAAACCAAAATATTTGACAAAGAATTTGTGTTTAGAATTGcagttataattatattgtttatgaTTTAATTTGCGAGCAGTGGATTGGAATAAGGACAAGTTTGGCATTGCCGTCATGGGGAGAAATGTTGAGCCAAGTGTTGGTGTATTTCCTAGTAGAGGACTATGCCAATTACTGGCTCCACAGAATGCTCCACTGCAAATGGGGTTATGACAAAATCCACAGAGTTCACCATCAATACTTGGCTCCAATGGTTTTTGCAGCGCCCTATGCACATTGGGCAGAGGTCCTAATTCTTGGCTTTGCTTCATTCCTTGGCCCACTAATGGTCCCTTGCCACATGATCACCTTCTGGCTCTGGTTTATTTTGCGTCAAATCGAAGCAATTGAGACTCATAGCGGGTACTTACTCTTATTAAttcgactctgttacaatgtagtatctgatcatagctactttctcaacctactgaagcacaacgagtcaacagctGCCTCGACTGgggctcgaatccactcccatcatctaaacttttaatttaatcacTTGTggtccttcaattttcaaatttaaccatTTGTGGTCTGTTAATTTAAATAAGGGAAAAGTTAGAACCAGAACtggttaaaaatataaaagttggAGGACCATTAGTGGTATAACTTCAAAGTTGAAGAAACAAGAATGATTTAatttaatgagttaataccagctGAGATCTTTAAAGTATAGTGGAATCGTCACATTTAgatctaaactttcaattttatcACTTATATGGTCCTTCAACATTCAAAATTATTCAGTTGCGATCACTCCGTTAGTTTAAGTAAAGGCAAAGTTAGGACCAACACTAATTAACAATATGAAAGTTAAAGGACCATGGGTGGTgtaacttgaaagttgaaagactAGGAgtgattaaattaaaagtttaaaattaaacGTGGTAGTGCCATTATACTCGAAGGACCTCAATTGATATTAATGGtaaatttaatctttaattACCCTGAGTTACATCATAAAAATGACTCTTTTAGTCCTCTAGAAAACCAAAATACCTATTATTCGtgaaagttgtaattttaatttagttccTAATATATTTCTAAATGATGAAAATAGCCACTTTTATgactaatataattaattaagagcTATAATCGAAActcataataattaagaattaagtTTACGCTTGAATTATAACATAggaacaaaaattttaattattccttttatatacatgatttttttatattaaaatgttattagAGAATTATGTTTCAATTATATTCTTATCTCTCATTGCTGTCAAGTTTATAATGAAATAGTATTCAAAATTGAggacttttttgtttttcttgtagTTATGAATTCCCATGGAGTCCTTCGAAGTACATTCCTTTCTATGGAGGTGCAATCTACCATGACTACCATCATTTTGTTGGGGAGAGCTGTAATAGCAATTTTGCATCGGTTTTCACTTACTGTGATACCATTTACGGCACAAACAAGGTTAGTTGatcaatataaataattaaatgccAAATGTTTATATACTCTAATTTTAAGTCAATAATAAATTACTTCACTCTAACCATTTAAATTATAAGTTATTGGCCTAATGATATATGCATTTGAGAAATGGTCCtaagtatatatttttaggagttaattccagcaatggtcctctgactatgttgattttccaaaattagtcatcgacttttaatttggacaatttaggtcccttgactttcaaattctttccaacgttggtcttttcgtcaaattttggttaagttgatgtcaaatgaaggggtaaaattgtctgtttacatgtttagtgtattattactcgtatttctcttgtcctatatgttgtatatatgaatataatatcagtcgaagtctcaatcgaagctaTTAAATTAATAGCTTTTGGTCCCCCAATTGTTTTCTAAAATGTAACTTTTATATAAGAGTtaatcaccattttggtccccCAATTGTTTTCCAACTGTCGATGTAGCCCTAGTTTTCAATctcaactaatttgatcattGAATTGtgtaaaatttcgtcaattataCCCCTTCAGGGACCAAACTGGTGAATtccacatttttaaaatttcattaatttggcctttgaaagggtttaattgacgaaattttaaacaattcaagaatctaatttgttgaaattgaaaactaggaACTACATTAAAAGTTTGGAACGAAATAATTGAGAGACCAAAATTTTGGTTTAACCTTTAAACAAACaagttaatattatattctcccaacctaaattaaacaataagatAACCTAGCAttccaaaatctcacattacatTTCAAATGGTAATAGTATTACTTTACATAATCTCATATTTCATTAACCAAACGCTCCTAaagttttaatataaagttttttaatataaagttgtACTTGTTGATGTAGTTgattaattcataaataattattgaacataAAAGAACTTTCTTAAACGTCTTTTAGGACTATATGTCCGCCAGTAAAAGACTGGGAATGGGAATAAAAGATAAACGTAATGCGTTAAAAAtagttgacaaaaaaaaaaagtattggaGAAGACTTTTagaacataaaatattttgagcaCAACTTTTTGTAAAACAAACATATTCCATTTGCAAAGGACAAAatatattatggaccatggtcaatatttcaaaatgaatcacaattaaatatttattttgagtatattgaaaattcatttttaatatagtaattaaaagtacaataataaacatttagtacataaaaatgaacctttgatatattaaaaacgaACTCTCAATATACTGAAAATGAATGTATGCCAGTGattcaccttacaaggtgaatcATAGTCTATGGTATAATGATCTACTATTAAGTTGCAAGTAAgtgtggaaataggctaggtcGGGGCGAACTTTGAAAAATGAGGTCTGGGCCTGTTATGAGAATTTAAGACCcgagcctgtatgtaggctaTTTTTAGGCCTAAGTTTGACCCTATAATAAATCTAGCATAACCTAAAACTTTTTTAAAGGCATATTTAATATGTAGGTCATTAAAGAGATCACTCTATTGTAGGCTTTGAGTGTAATTAAGATCTACACTTTATAAACAATTTATATGGCTTACATAtttgtaaaaaaacaaaaaacaatttaaacctaatataacaataatagaCGCAGTTAAAGTTGTAAGCTACAACAAGTGTGAAGATAGTGACAACAACAAGCATCATCCGTatcaattgaattttttttttaaaataaggtaAAATTGGATAAGAACTCAAGATCATTTTTTGATCAATCAAATGTCACAATCCACCACCTCCACTACTACTACTATGTAGTATGCAATGATGGGTTTGCTACTCTGCTAGGAGGGAAATAGGAGAGACGAGAAAgttagaaaattgaaaattgaaaatttaaattttaggatgtatgtatgtatgtatgtatgtatgtgtgtgtgtgtgtgtatgtgtgtgtgtgtgcatgcatgtatgtatgcatgcatgcatgtatgtatgtatgtatgtatgcatgcatgcatgtatgtatgtatgtatgtatggcaTGTAGTCCTATAGGATAGACATATATAATGACATAAGCctatgccttttttttttttttaaacagccTAAGCTTATTTAATTAAGTaggtttcaaaataagtttaaGTCTAATATTTTTACTAAATAGAGTAGGTCAATGTAAGCTCAAACTAGGTCAAGTCGTCAAGAGGTTAGTTTAACATATTTCCACCCGTAGTTGCAACAAACttttcttacaaatattttccatttgttaattcttttttttttttatcatttataattgggtttttattgcattttttagGGATACCAATATCAGAAGCGAATCTTTGAAAAGGTATTATGgctttattttttcttacaatactctttcatttaaaaaaaaaaatcttactattatatatgttatgaaTTAGAGTGTATCTTCGTATGAATCTTGTGTAATCGTACACTATAACCATGCAGAGAGAAAAAGGGAGGAGAAGATCAAGTTGAGCTCATGAACTCCAGAACCACATTATTCTCATTAGATCACCGCAAATACAATTACAACATGGGGTAAACAGAATACAATACATGATATGAGAAAATAGGATAATGGTCATccaatatatatttacaacacTTCCCCGTGGCCATTATCTTACTACACTTATGCCTCGTTAAAACCTCGCTAAAAAAATCATGTAGGAAAAAACCTAGTCCTGAAAAACACTACATGATGTAtgtcaaattattatatgttgtATGGTTTTCCTCATCAAAACCTTTGGCTAAGAAAACCCAATGaggaaaaacttagctaagggaaaaataGTACAACCTTAAACTAATCATAAAACTTCAAGGTATAACCTTCAGGATTTTGAGGTTTGTCTCTTTACTTTTTGACATTATTATACCATACACATGTCTCGTTAAAAAACTCACTAAAAATCCAATGAGAAAAACTAGTTGAGGAAAAAAGTATATGATATGCGTATTCATGTGTTGCACTAGCTGCCTCAttaaaaaacctttaattaattgagaaaataatatcaatacttaatcaaaggaaaaaaaaaagtacagtTGTTGGTCTTCAAAatccaatcttcaggattgattgAAGTAAATGACACCCCCTCGAAGATATCAATCTTCAAACCGCACACATAAAAATATCTTTCTAAAAATAACAAGTGTAGAAAGAGATTTAGTGAACAAATCTTCTAGATTGTCACTAGAGTGAATATCTTGCATAATTATCTTGTGACTCTTCTAGAGTTCACATGGATTGAATTTTGACGCTATATATACTTAGTCGAATATTCTTTAACATATCCATATATCATTTGTGCAACACAACCGTTATTGTCCTTATTTAGGACATTGGGGGTAGTTCATTGTATAACCAATTTAGGACTTGGCATCATGGGGATCAAACAAAATAGATAGTACCCAAGCTGTCTATCAAAAAACCATATCTTAGTTTCTTACATAAATGTCAAGTCTTTGTATCTCGAAGATACCGAAGGATATGCTAAGCATTATTCCAGTATTTCATTGTAGGAGTGCTAAATGTTACTAGCAATTTCATCACGAGTACAATATCAGGCTCGATATGATTATGAAACTTCTGGTCCCAAAAGAGTGCTCCCACGAcaatgaagtaatggactttCGTCTTATGGTATCCTTAGCTCGTTATCTTCGAGTCTAAATAGTATCTTATATACTTCAAGAGATTGGACAATTGTTAGTATGATAAGTACATGATACTTATCCATATAAAACATCTAAGACATTTTTTCAAACAGGCTATTAGTTTCTAACATTCCTTCAAAGAGATACTCGATATGCAagtcgagataatacttggaTTTCTCAAGTTTTTCATCTCAAACTCCGTCTTTAGGCATCAACTAATCTCTTCAAACTTTGTGTGTGCTTCAATAATAATTATGCATAGACTAAGGTaataaataagcaaataaataatGCATTAGCAATTCCTTAATTAACACATAATCAtacatattatttgcatattcGTTCATTATGAGGAAAACACTCAATCAAACTATTCCAAGACACATAAAACCATCATAATTTAACATCAGATATGTTGTGATTTTCTCATCATTTTGAGAACTTTAAATTCTTGAAGGAccaattgaaataaatattagatGCATAtgtaaatttgttatttttccaaTGATATGTTGTGGCTTCAATGGGACCTTAATCTCTACGTCGCGGTTACATGGCATTGGGTCTAATACATAGACCACTTTTGATTTCATGCAAATGACCAAAAGCAACCAATGACTtctacattatttaaaaataaatatgttaacacaattcacaaataagtcaattaatttatataaataacaaaaaatataaatttagttttctTACTCTTGATGGTATGGAGCCAAAATAAATGTTCGGTCCTTCTCTTTCTCAATCGCATGCAAGAGATAAGAAACGACCgcgttgtaatttttttttatactagcTTTTGAAATCTTCCTTGGGCATACAAATCCAATTGATGCACTCCAATTTTCTTGCATAGCCGATAAAGACATctaaaatgtaaataattagtaaatcaaatgataaaagataaaagataaaagactaaagactaaagaaaaaaaatacttacaCTATAAAGACTTGTATTATGGACACATCGAGCCAATTCATTGTCAGCAAGCCTTTAATGTCGTCAAACATCACGATACCAGCCATATTTGAATGATAGAATATTTCCTCCACCTCCTCTACCTCCAACTCAACATAGTCCAAATTGGCTGGCAAGTGTCTTAGATATGAAACCATCTTCTTGGATTCATCTCCCAAGTGCTCCAACACATCTTCAGAAGCAATGGCGGGTTGTAACTCTATGGCATATTGATCATCACTTTGAAAATTCCTCATATTTTGAGCTTTTGAAATTTCCTACGTGCcaagaaaatttaaaagctTAACAACAATTAGAAGATATTAAATTGAACAAGATATTAAAGATATTCAATATTACCTGAAACTCGTTCACTGGATCAACAGACTGACAACTACTCCAAAGCGGTGTGCCTAACGTTGGACTAGCTTATGCATTCTTCATAAAAGATTGAAGCTGAGATTGCATATCCTTAAACTTTTCCTCCATTTCTTCCCTTGTTTCTCTTCTTATTTTGTCAGCCAATTTTTCATAAAGATTTTTCTTCATAGCCTCAAGATCAACACCTGAAACACCCCCAGATGATTTCCCACGGCTAGGCATACCAAACACATCCCGAATCTTGCTATGCACTCCAACGCCTCTCCCGTAGCCACCGTGCTCATTGGTGCCCAGAGTTGCTGATAATATATCATTTTGATGGGCTGGTTGGAATGATCCTTGAGACATCTCTTCACACTTCTCGATCTATTGCAACACAAGATATACAGATTACATGTCAGCATtctcattaatatatatatatataaatatatatatatatatatatatatatatataaaaatatatatatatatatatttatttatttatttatttatttatttatttatttatttatacttaaagtatttgtattacttacaattttaccaaacactcccatTGTTTTTTCGTTGGGTCAGACACCATCCACTCAGACTGCTTTCCAATATAACCTTTGGAGCCTAAGTAGTGAGGATGCTCATTTCGAGCTTGCAACTCCCTATACTTCTGACTTTTGGCCTAAAATACAATTTGTTATTAAATAATACCAAGTTAATAGTAATAAAGCattaaaactaataaaacattattattaagtTTACCTGGAACTTCTCAGTTTTATGATTTTCTACAAATGTGTTCCATTTTTCTTCATCCAAGAAAGTATATAACTCAATGGGAGAGTTATATTTATGATgctttttgttgatgaagtcCCGCACCAATCTTGTCTTGAAATCTTTCCAACACAACCCCGCAATCCtcagaatatttttctttacATCTTCATTTGGGATATTAAACTCTTTCTGTGAATTTAGAGACAACAAAAAAGTAAGCAATtagatttttcatatatatatatatatatagaagtaatGATCaatatatcaattaaataaagttCATGCTTATTACCTTAAGATCATGCCAAATTTGTTCTCTAACTCCGTGGGGGACGTGAGGCCAATCTGTGATATTAATATCCACGTGATGACGAACCAAACTGCCCAGGTAGTTTGAGAAATCATTTGCATTTGGGCCAATAGGCCTACATCCATCATCAAACTCAATTTCTAAAAGCCCACCACCTGgctttttctttattattttcgCACAAACTGTAGGTCCTCTTGTTCTAACAAGCTTTGTGGGCTCTGTGGGCTCTGTAGGGTCGGCCATGGATATTTATATACCTGCACATGCATAAGATAAAAACAATgttattagaaattatattgttataaaaacatctatatatatatatatatatatatatatatatatatatatataaaaacatgttataaaaaaaaaccactactacacagacggcttttaacgtcggctaaatagaccctttaacgtcggctaaaatccgacgttgatctggccgacgttgtaagggtacacatacaacgtcggctaaatgttagtcgacgttgtaaggtacacatacaacgtcggctaacagTTAActgacgttgtaaggtacacatacaacgtcggctaacagTTAATCGACGTtataaggtacacatacaacgtcggctatttacaaatagccgacgttgtaggtaacttaaaaacaaataaaataccctacaacatcggctatttacaaatagccgacgttgtaggtaatttgaaaactactaaaataccctacaacgtcggctatttacagatagccgacgttgtaggtaacttaaaaacaaataaaataccctacaacgtcggctatttacaaatagccgacgttgtaggtaatttaaaaaacaaaaaaaattaccctacaacgtcggctaataagactagccgacgttgtagggtactTTTTTTTCAGATGAATATCATTATAAATCATACCATGTTTCTTCGACGTGGCCAGAATTAAGTTAACTTTAGCCAACCATTCCCATTCTCctaaatgaaataaaagagaaaacaaaacaatacaAAAGCAATAATAAGTTAATGACAACTAAAGCACCAAATACCTGTGATAGCACCAATTCTCCATACATTGGGAAGGTAGCTCCACAGCATCCCACTCTATGCCCCGTATACCAGCAACCAAACCCTCATTCTCCCTAGTCAGCATATGTTGAAGGGCATGGCCAAAGTCATGGAAGACAGTCTCGACCTACATAAAACctacactacaagaaatttcacatttaatgACAACAAAAGTTGTCACTAAAACTTCcgattttggtcactattgaaattagtgaccaatttttgaagtcgtcacctgtcgtcactatatcctccgtcactattgtaatagtgacgacttttgaaaagttgtcacaattactcaaTCTTTTGTGACAATATTTACGTACACTAAAAGTAGTAGTTAGTGATACTAATagtggtcacaataaatgtacaatttgtgacctaatatgttattacaaaaaaatgatttagtgacaactaaaatcattacaattaattattttattgtgacaacacttTAGTCACAATAGTTATATTTATTTGTGAGAATTGCTCTAAAAGATGATTATTAGTTACAAATAATTACTTAGTTGTGACAATAAGCATAATAACAAATGATATATTTAGCATCATTTCTCTTTAGTGTTTTGAATATTAAGgccttaatattttaattaattaaaaaaatcattgttttAATAGAAGCCTTAAGCTTCATTTTTAATGAAGCCCGAGGCCTCTAATTTCCTGCCCATCCAATTCGGATGGGCAGTATAAGGGGCGTTGAGCTCCCCTTTTAATGAGGGAGCTCAACGCCCTCATCTTAACTCATTTTTGATGTGGGATCAATTTGATCCCAcatcactcttttttttttttttactttattattattattatattacattattacattattatattattattattgttatattattattattattgttattgttatattattattattattactattattattattattattattattattattagtagtagtagtactactactacattattattattattactactattaccACAGTCACCCCGATG encodes:
- the LOC116029935 gene encoding methylsterol monooxygenase 1-1-like, with product MLPYQTLEEAQISVGRNLTFGETLWFKYSAQKSDYLLYCHNTLFFFIFYTLVPLPWVMIQRLRSHKFDRFKIQPRATHSLSEMIHCYTKVLLTFVYSVCPLQILSYPIIKWIGIRTSLALPSWGEMLSQVLVYFLVEDYANYWLHRMLHCKWGYDKIHRVHHQYLAPMVFAAPYAHWAEVLILGFASFLGPLMVPCHMITFWLWFILRQIEAIETHSGYEFPWSPSKYIPFYGGAIYHDYHHFVGESCNSNFASVFTYCDTIYGTNKGYQYQKRIFEKREKGRRRSS